A single region of the Nicotiana sylvestris chromosome 6, ASM39365v2, whole genome shotgun sequence genome encodes:
- the LOC104218219 gene encoding uncharacterized protein, with amino-acid sequence MIFGGNEINGVTFSATKKTNVSITHSKRLREDNVTFKEEDADGLLLPHNDALVISLNVLNFKIKRVLVDPESSANIIQWRVLEQAKLTGSIIPATKLLTGFNLTSMTTRGDILLLTNAERVMKTTLFEVLDGDMGYNIILGRPWLYEIKVVPLNYHQLLKFLTPKGIKQIKGDQSAAKEMNAISVSSSKGKERAS; translated from the coding sequence ATGATCTTTGGAGGGAATGAAATTAATGGGGTCACCTTTTCGGCAACAAAGAAGACAAACGTATCAATAACTCATAGTAAAAGACTCCGAGAAGACAATGTCACTTTTAAGGAGGAAGATGCAGATGGATTACTGTTACcacacaacgatgcactggtaatttcctTAAATGTATTAAATTTTAAGAttaaacgtgttctagtggatccagaAAGTTCAGCAAATATCATACAATGGAGAGTACTAGAGCAAGCTAAACTCACCGGAAGCATTATTCCGGCAACAAAGCTCCTCACTGGATTCAACCTCACGAGCATGACAACCCGGGGAGATATTTTGCTGCTTACAAATGCTGAAAGAGTAATGAAAACAACTCTCTTTGAAGTTTTAGACGGAGACATGGGATACAATATCATCTTGGGAAGGCCATGGTTATACGAGATAAAAGTCGTGCCTTTAAATTATCACCAATTATTAAAATTTCTAACACCCAAGGGGATCAAGCAAATAAAGGGTGATCAATCGGCAGCAAaggagatgaatgcaatttcGGTCTCTAGTAGCAAAGGAAAGGAGCGGGCATCATAG
- the LOC104218218 gene encoding uncharacterized protein: MSHTATPLQTRDQVPRHMATTARVSVNYSIMPHCSWVPSPVPHSILDKLDAEIEKEEFGVDISDQYSVNHYVFSAPQSDDYLDDEIEEEEKEEFGVDIYDNLVKEIEEEEVGVDISEYHSVTHYAFPVPQSDDSLDDEIEEEEVGVDIYDNLVKEIEKEEFGVDISEYLETRTYYGPMCDDEEKDACFICAYEYEDEDMIGTLHCGHDFHADCAKKWLLTRNNACPVCSDPVLPIQ, translated from the coding sequence ATGTCTCATACTGCTACTCCGTTGCAAACAAGAGATCAAGTGCCCAGACATATGGCTACAACAGCTCGAGTGAGTGTCAATTATAGTATCATGCCTCATTGTTCGTGGGTGCCGTCACCAGTTCCTCATAGTATTCTTGATAAACTTGATGCagagatagaaaaagaagagttTGGGGTTGACATATCTGATCAGTATAGTGTTAATCATTATGTGTTTTCGGCGCCACAGTCTGATGATTAtcttgatgatgaaattgaagaagaggagAAAGAGGAGTTTGGGGTTGACATATATGATAATCTTGttaaagaaatagaagaagaggaAGTTGGGGTTGACATATCTGAGTATCATAGCGTCACTCATTATGCGTTTCCGGTGCCACAATCTGATGATAGtcttgatgatgaaattgaagaagaggaaGTTGGGGTTGACATATATGATAATCTTGttaaagaaatagaaaaagaggAGTTTGGGGTTGACATATCTGAGTATTTAGAAACGAGAACATATTATGGTCCAATGTGTGATGATGAGGAAAAAGATGCTTGTTTCATCTGTGCATATGAATATGAAGATGAAGATATGATCGGCACACTTCACTGTGGCCATGACTTTCATGCAGATTGCGCCAAAAAGTGGCTATTGACGAGGAACAATGCATGTCCGGTTTGTAGCGATCCAGTTTTGCCCATTCAGTGA
- the LOC104218217 gene encoding ras-related protein RABA1f-like, with the protein MGAYRADDDYDYLFKVVLIGDSGVGKSNLLSRFTRNEFSLESKSTIGVEFATRSIRVDDKVVKAQIWDTAGQERYRAITSAYYRGAVGALLVYDVTRHVTFENVERWLKELRDHTDSSIVIMLVGNKADLRHLRAVSTEDAKGFAEKESTFFMETSALESMNVDNAFTEVLTQIHRVVSRKALEVGDDPAALPKGQTINVGGKDDVSEVKKAGCCSS; encoded by the exons ATGGGCGCATACAGAGCGGACGACGATTACGATTATTTATTCAAGGTTGTATTGATCGGCGATTCCGGCGTCGGTAAATCCAACCTCCTCTCCAGATTCACTCGCAACGAGTTCAGTCTCGAGTCAAAGTCAACGATCGGCGTTGAATTCGCCACTCGTAGCATTCGTGTAGATGATAAAGTCGTCAAGGCTCAGATTTGGGATACCGCCGGTCAAGAACG ATATCGTGCAATCACAAGTGCCTACTATCGAGGAGCTGTCGGTGCGTTGCTTGTCTATGATGTCACTCGTCATGTAACCTTTGAGAATGTAGAGAGATGGTTAAAAGAGCTCCGAGACCACACCGACTCTAGCATTGTCATAATGCTGGTGGGTAATAAGGCAGATTTGCGTCATCTGCGGGCTGTTTCAACTGAGGATGCCAAGGGGTTTGCTGAGAAGGAAAGTACGTTTTTCATGGAAACATCTGCATTGGAGTCCATGAACGTGGACAATGCCTTCACAGAAGTGCTCACTCAAATACACCGCGTTGTTAGCAGGAAAGCTCTTGAAGTAGGAGATGACCCTGCAGCATTGCCGAAGGGGCAGACTATTAATGTTGGAGGGAAGGATGATGTTTCTGAAGTAAAGAAAGCCGGGTGCTGTTCTTCTTAG